The segment GGTATGCCCGAATGAGCGCCGATGCCATCTGTTGTGGCGCATCGGTTTGCATCAGGTGGTTGCCGACGCGCGTCGTCTTCGGGGACTCACTCATCATCGGAGACCTCCTCGGTGACCGGATCGGGAGTGGTCTGAGGAAACTGCATGCGCGAGCGCAGCAGTCGCTCCATGGCGGAGCCATCCTGACGAGTGAGGTTCGGGACATACCTCGAGTACACGGTGAACAGCATCTTGGTGTTGGAGTGGCCCATCTGACGGGCAATCCACTCCGGACTCTCACCGGCGGCAAGCCACAGCGTCGCGGCCGTATGACGCGTCTGATACGGGTTACGCCGTTTGAGCTGGGCCTTCTTGAGCGTCGGGTACCACACGCGGTGATTCACGTTGTGGTATGAGAGCGGATAGCCGAAGCGACTGGAGAACACGTAATCGCTCCGACAGGCGACAGGCCGTTCGCGCATCGCTTCTCGGGCCTGTAAGAGGGCTTGGTAGACCATCTCGGACATCTGGATGGTGCGCATCGACCCGTCGGTCTTCGTCGTGGTGTCTTCACCGTTGACGCGGGCGGAATAGACGAGGATCTCCCGTCGGTCGAAGTCCACGTACTGCCATTTCAGACCGTCCACCTCGGATGTCCGCATACCCGTAAAGAACCGGACGATGAAGTACGGCCGCCATTTGGGGTCGACGGTATCGAGAAACTTCTGGACCTCTTCCAGCGAGAAGGGGTCGACCTGTGTGCGGGGGACACGCAGCGGCTTGATGCCCTGATAGGGCGTGATAAAGTCGAATCGGTCAGCGGCTTCCACCAGGATCTGCCGGAGCACATTCATGATTTGATTGATCCGGGACGCAGACAGCGTTTTTCCAGTGTTGCGGCATACTTTGGCGAGTTCGGCGCGGTACTGGAGGATCTCGGATTTCTGGATGTCGCTGACTTTCTTCTCCCCGAACTGCAGGGCCAGTTGCTTATCGAAGATGTCTCGCAGCTTCGTCCGGTAGGACGGCTTCCAGGTGGGCTCGTTCTCAGCAAACCAGGTCTCCCCAAACTCCTGGAACGTAGGGCCTGCGTTTGCGCCTTCTGCGGCCTGTAGCACAGACGTGGGTTGGGAGAACCGTGCCGCGCGAGGGCTGTTGGGAAACGTTTTGGCGTAATCGAAGGTACCCACAAGGATTTCGGCTTCGATTCGTTCGAGCATCTTCTGGAGTCGTTTCCGGTTTGACGGGGTGTCGTCGAGCGCGGTGTACTCCCGACAGCGGGTCTTCCGGTAGGAAAAATCCAGGTACAGGCGCCCGTTCTCTTTTCTGGCGCGGATATTACCCATGGCAGGCACCCCCGTTGGCCATCGGGATTGCCGGCATGGCGTCGGTGTACATGTCCTCCTCGATGTTCTCCCAGATGTAGAGGACCTTCCGTCGCCCGAAGGGACGAACGTA is part of the Thioalkalivibrio sp. K90mix genome and harbors:
- a CDS encoding Arm DNA-binding domain-containing protein translates to MGNIRARKENGRLYLDFSYRKTRCREYTALDDTPSNRKRLQKMLERIEAEILVGTFDYAKTFPNSPRAARFSQPTSVLQAAEGANAGPTFQEFGETWFAENEPTWKPSYRTKLRDIFDKQLALQFGEKKVSDIQKSEILQYRAELAKVCRNTGKTLSASRINQIMNVLRQILVEAADRFDFITPYQGIKPLRVPRTQVDPFSLEEVQKFLDTVDPKWRPYFIVRFFTGMRTSEVDGLKWQYVDFDRREILVYSARVNGEDTTTKTDGSMRTIQMSEMVYQALLQAREAMRERPVACRSDYVFSSRFGYPLSYHNVNHRVWYPTLKKAQLKRRNPYQTRHTAATLWLAAGESPEWIARQMGHSNTKMLFTVYSRYVPNLTRQDGSAMERLLRSRMQFPQTTPDPVTEEVSDDE